One genomic window of Solanum dulcamara chromosome 10, daSolDulc1.2, whole genome shotgun sequence includes the following:
- the LOC129871720 gene encoding G-type lectin S-receptor-like serine/threonine-protein kinase At1g11330, producing MNGEEEILWSSNVSTSQVNSVALLQDSGNFVLVDHLNNGSTIWQSFEHPSDSIVPKMRISENTRTGERVEVNSWRSPWDPNFGNFSFGMNSGIIPQMFIWKGSRPYWRSGQWNGQIFIGVQDMYSVSIDGFSVVNDHEGTAYVTGPVGFNFLTKFILDWKGNLVQSFWDENETNWKIIWSAPQNDCEVYGTCGPFGSCNYLESPICSCMKGFEPKHREEWEKGNWTTGCVRKRALQCEIRNNSGDSSKKDGFLQMEFMKLPDFAERSSTTENQCRSQCLGNCSCIAYAYDSGIGCMSWSKNLIDIQQFQSWGKDLYIRVAHSELDHHEDIKKIVLPVIFGFLTLCVCLFLCCTRMARRRGVKRKEVILLRDRSALHMEELPVFSLNTLANATSQFHADNKLGQGGFGPVYMGKLEDGKEIAVKRLSKASGQGLEEFMNEVLVISKVQHRNLVRLLGCCVDKEEKMLIYEYMPKKSLDVFLFDEGRRGILDWRKRSTIIEGVGRGLLYLHRDSRLKIIHRDLKPSNILLDYSFNPKISDFGMARIFGSDQDQADTRRVVGTYGYMAPEYAMEGRFSEKSDVFSFGVLVLEILSGRKSTSSWIETSSLSLLGYAWKLWKEEDLSTFIDPFILNPSTKLEIRKCIQIGLLCVQEFAEDRPSISSVLVMLTCETSSLPAPLQPAFTERHGSIFKMCNDNKETRCTLNNISITNLTGR from the exons ATGAATGGGGAGGAGGAGATTCTTTGGTCATCAAATGTTTCAACCTCTCAGGTGAACTCAGTTGCCCTTCTTCAAGATTCTGGGAACTTTGTTCTTGTAGATCATCTGAACAATGGGAGCACAATATGGCAGAGTTTTGAACATCCTTCTGATTCAATTGTCCCTAAAATGAGAATAAGTGAAAACACAAGGACAGGGGAGAGGGTAGAGGTAAACTCTTGGAGAAGCCCTTGGGATCCTAATTTCGGTAACTTTTCTTTCGGAATGAACTCTGGAATCATTCCTCAGATGTTTATCTGGAAAGGCAGCCGTCCCTATTGGCGAAGTGGTCAATGGAATGGCCAGATCTTCATCGGAGTGCAGGATATGTATTCTGTGTCGATTGATGGATTTAGTGTAGTGAATGATCACGAAGGTACTGCATATGTTACTGGCCCTGTTGGTTTTAATTTCTTAACGAAATTCATCTTGGATTGGAAAGGAAACCTTGTTCAATCATTTTGGGATGAGAATGAGACAAACTGGAAGATAATATGGTCAGCTCCCCAAAATGATTGTGAAGTTTATGGAACATGTGGTCCATTTGGGAGCTGCAATTATTTGGAGTCGCCGATCTGTTCTTGTATGAAAGGTTTCGAGCCAAAGCATAGGGAAGAATGGGAAAAGGGGAATTGGACTACTGGTTGTGTTAGGAAGAGAGCTTTGCAATGTGAAATAAGGAATAACTCGGGAGATTCAAGTAAAAAAGATGGATTTCTACAGATGGAGTTCATGAAATTGCCTGATTTTGCAGAAAGGTCATCTACTACAGAAAACCAATGTAGAAGCCAATGCTTGGGAAATTGTTCCTGCATAGCGTATGCATATGACTCAGGTATCGGCTGTATGTCATGGAGTAAAAACTTGATTGATATTCAGCAGTTCCAAAGCTGGGGGAAAGATCTCTATATTCGTGTGGCACATTCAGAGCTTG ATCATCATGAAGACATAAAGAAAATTGTACTTCCAGTAATCTTTGGTTTTCTTACACTCTGTGTTTGTCTGTTCCTTTGCTGTACAAGGATGGCTAGACGTAGAG GAGTGAAAAGAAAGGAGGTAATTTTACTTCGTGACAGAAGTGCACTTCATATGGAAGAGTTACCAGTCTTCAGCCTCAATACGCTTGCAAATGCAACATCCCAATTCCATGCGGATAATAAGCTTGGTCAGGGCGGTTTCGGTCCAGTTTACATG GGAAAATTGGAAGATGGGAAAGAAATAGCGGTCAAAAGACTTTCAAAAGCCTCTGGACAAGGGCTGGAGGAGTTCATGAATGAAGTTTTGGTGATCTCTAAAGTCCAACATAGAAACCTTGTTAGACTCCTGGGATGTTGTGTGGATAAAGAGGAGAAGATGTTGATTTATGAATATATGCCAAAGAAAAGTTTGGATGTGTTTCTCTTTG ATGAAGGACGCCGAGGCATTTTGGATTGGAGAAAACGTTCCACTATAATCGAAGGGGTTGGTCGAGGACTCCTTTATCTTCACAGAGATTCAAGATTGAAGATAATTCATAGAGATCTGAAGCCAAGTAACATTTTACTCGACTATAGCTTCAATCCAAAGATTTCAGATTTTGGCATGGCTAGGATTTTTGGATCTGACCAAGATCAAGCAGACACAAGGAGAGTAGTTGGTACTTA TGGATACATGGCCCCCGAATATGCAATGGAAGGAAGATTCTCTGAGAAATCCGACGTTTTCAGCTTTGGAGTTCTAGTTTTAGAGATTCTGAGTGGCCGAAAAAGTACAAGTTCTTGGATCGAGACATCCTCTTTGAGCCTTTTGGGATAT GCATGGAAGTTATGGAAAGAAGAAGATTTATCAACTTTTATCGATCCGTTCATATTGAACCCGAGCACGAAACTGGAGATCAGAAAATGCATACAGATTGGTTTACTGTGTGTTCAAGAATTTGCTGAAGACaggccaagtatttcatctGTTCTTGTCATGCTTACCTGTGAAACTTCAAGTCTTCCAGCACCATTACAACCTGCTTTTACTGAGAGACATGGTAGTATCTTCAAAATGTGCAATGATAATAAAGAAACTAGGTGTACTTTGAACAATATAAGTATCACAAACCTTACTGGTAGATAA
- the LOC129871718 gene encoding pentatricopeptide repeat-containing protein At1g03100, mitochondrial-like, which yields MITLRKLNIGITASPYSLLRLFAVNGDYRVFRHAIQSDWSSENVNHLVGFFWGNIEIQRGVDRTAFSQTAPLSQTAPFSTVAGTILVQAQDLGKMSEELENVIDEDKLDDAWALYERHIQMEWFPRKAIVNKLVAASAESSDLGQLERAYGLVEQAFEENKHDLLERNTLMFLSLAFAKCGSPITASTLLRKLVETEQYPPVSAWSAILAYMSQTSTGAYLAVELVLEIGYLFQDGRVDPRKKSNESLLSMKPNATCFNIALAGCLLFGTTRKAEQLLDMMPRINLKADATLLILMVHIYEKNGRREELKKLKRDMEEAPHVTEMQFRQFYNCLLSCFLKFGDLESTSHMVLEMLRKAEKAKNSLGVASLLLETSRSGDTLSSNVLLEDAHHRKPDGSENLVSYEDLCRDRMFSKLQTIAKNLLDVLVIKLQKQIEFITTEHGILQPTEKLYVKLVKAFLEAGRTKDLAEFLIKAEKEDSPVSVDDSALVHVINSCISLGWLDQAHDLLDEMRLAGVRTGSSVYTSLLKAYCKENRAGEVASLLRDARKAGIQIDASCYEVLIQSRVIQKDSQGALDLFKEMKEAKIPRAGHQEFEKLVKGSAEGGEASLMVTLLHEIKEGQKVDYGVHDWNNVIHFFCKKRLMQDAEKAFKKMRSLGHAPNAQTFHSLITGYAAIGGKYVEVTELWGEMKPLAFSSGMKPLAFSSGMKFDQELLDAVLYTFVRGGFFVRAIEVVEMMEKGNMFIDKYKYRTLFLKYHKTLYKGKAPKFQSESQMKKREAALNFKRWAGLR from the coding sequence ATGATCACTCTCCGGAAGTTGAACATTGGGATAACAGCTTCCCCTTATTCATTGCTTCGGTTGTTTGCTGTCAATGGTGATTATAGAGTTTTCAGACACGCAATTCAGTCTGATTGGAGTAGCGAGAATGTCAATCATCTAGTTGGCTTCTTTTGGGGAAACATAGAGATTCAGAGAGGAGTCGACCGCACTGCATTTTCTCAGACTGCTCCACTTTCTCAGACTGCTCCATTTTCTACAGTTGCTGGGACAATCCTTGTCCAGGCTCAAGACCTTGGTAAAATGTCTGAGGAGTTAGAAAATGTTATTGATGAAGATAAACTTGACGATGCATGGGCTTTGTATGAGCGGCACATTCAAATGGAATGGTTTCCTAGGAAGGCAATCGTTAATAAACTTGTAGCAGCTAGTGCTGAAAGCTCAGATCTTGGACAGCTGGAGAGGGCTTATGGCTTGGTTGAACAAGCATTTGAGGAGAACAAGCATGACTTACTTGAGAGGAATACTCTTATGTTTCTCTCTTTAGCTTTTGCCAAATGTGGATCACCTATTACCGCATCTACTCTTTTAAGGAAGCTTGTGGAAACAGAGCAGTATCCACCTGTGAGTGCTTGGTCTGCAATCCTGGCTTATATGTCACAAACCTCTACTGGAGCCTACCTTGCTGTTGAATTGGTCCTTGAAATAGGTTACTTATTCCAGGATGGAAGAGTTGATCCCCGTAAAAAGAGCAACGAATCTCTGCTTTCCATGAAGCCTAATGCTACTTGTTTCAACATTGCTTTAGCTGGATGTCTTCTGTTTGGAACCACTAGAAAAGCAGAGCAGCTCCTCGACATGATGCCTCGAATCAACTTGAAAGCTGATGCTACTTTACTAATCTTGATGGTTCATATTTATGAGAAAAATGGACGAAGGGAGGagctcaagaagcttaagagagaCATGGAAGAGGCCCCTCATGTGACGGAGATGCAGTTTCGTCAGTTCTATAATTGTTTGCTTTCATGCTTTCTGAAATTTGGTGATCTTGAATCTACATCCCACATGGTTCTAGAAATGCTTCGCAAGGCAGAGAAAGCTAAAAATTCTCTTGGTGTAGCTAGTTTGCTGCTAGAGACTTCTAGAAGTGGCGATACATTGAGTTCAAATGTTCTCCTCGAGGATGCACATCATCGAAAGCCAGATGGATCagaaaacttggtatcatacgAAGATCTCTGTAGGGACAGAATGTTTTCAAAACTACAGACCATTGCTAAAAACTTACTTGATGTCTTGGTAATTAAGTTGCAGAAGCAAATTGAATTTATTACAACTGAACATGGTATTCTCCAGCCTACTGAGAAATTATATGTTAAATTGGTAAAGGCTTTCTTAGAAGCTGGGAGAACAAAAGATCTTGCGGAATTTCTAATTAAGGCAGAGAAAGAAGATTCTCCAGTTTCAGTTGATGATTCTGCCTTGGTTCACGTGATAAACTCTTGTATTTCACTTGGATGGTTAGATCAGGCACACGACCTTCTGGATGAAATGCGATTGGCTGGCGTTAGAACTGGTTCTTCTGTTTATACGTCTCTTTTGAAAGCTTACTGTAAAGAGAATCGAGCGGGGGAAGTTGCATCGCTGCTTAGAGATGCTCGTAAAGCTGGGATTCAGATAGATGCAAGCTGTTATGAAGTATTGATCCAGTCCAGGGTGATACAAAAGGACTCTCAAGGGGCCCTTGACCTGTTCAAGGAGATGAAAGAGGCTAAGATACCAAGAGCTGGTCATCAAGAATTTGAGAAATTGGTGAAAGGGTCTGCAGAAGGAGGTGAAGCTAGTTTAATGGTGACGCTTTTGCATGAAATCAAGGAAGGGCAAAAAGTAGATTATGGAGTTCATGATTGGAATAATGTAATTCACTTTTTCTGCAAAAAGAGGTTGATGCAAGATGCTGAAAAGGCTTTTAAGAAGATGAGGAGTTTAGGCCATGCTCCCAATGCACAAACTTTTCATTCTCTGATCACAGGTTATGCCGCTATTGGTGGAAAATATGTCGAGGTGACGGAACTATGGGGTGAAATGAAGCCTCTTGCTTTTTCTAGTGGAATGAAGCCTCTTGCTTTTTCTAGTGGAATGAAGTTTGATCAGGAACTGTTAGATGCTGTGCTTTATACATTTGTTAGAGGTGGTTTTTTTGTTCGAGCAATTGAAGTTGTAGAGATGATGGAGAAAGGTAATATGTTTATTGACAAGTATAAATATCGCACCCTCTTCTTAAAATACCACAAAACACTCTACAAGGGGAAGGCTCCAAAATTCCAGTCAGAATCCCAGATGAAAAAGAGAGAGGCAGCATTAAACTTTAAGAGATGGGCTGGGTTACGCTGA
- the LOC129870830 gene encoding PHD finger protein MALE STERILITY 1 isoform X1, which yields MVTKMSTLDLSGSKRRKRNNNERVLFKFKNFGEQGFPTEFIGCNFDQNVKFLLEFAQQENGSIWSFQLEVHRHPPMHVFLFVVEEQVELSLNPHCKHCQYIGWGNNLMCNKKYHFILPSEDTIAACVEGGASQKYKTDCSNNIGGEIIRSKLNLIEIEGHMMHGVFHSNGFGHLLCVNGSLESTSDLPGHSIMDFWDRLCIGLHARKVSLRDISRKKGMDLRLLNTLAYGETWFGRWGYKFGRGSFGVTQETYQSAINAIQNMPLALLAHHHVGIININEILTVLSRYQMLSGHSLVTLCDAFHFMLELKSRIPKENNLTSCYPGLLVDTTCRWSPKRVEMAIRVVVEALKRAESRWISRQEVRDAARAYIGDTGLLDFVLKSLGNHIVGKYLVRRCLNPVTKVLEYCLEDISKAFPKQDQGFRVNDSKEKQQYKITWMQLMKDIYFLYNNILKEHKGLMSNYTGVFATIPTASRIILDTKYFIKEYKGVSEADSRIEADKSKIYCAIMLATDEGFGVEEKVMTPFECFLMREDVTFDELKIEVEKTFGDIYLGLRNFSTRSINNLMSPISGTELVFNVMKPGSKIVLGGVIMPNDHTNINGGIFEGIKNNIVVDCLCGTKDEDGERMVCCDICEVWQHTRCVDIPNHEAIPDIFLCNKCEQDILQFPSLP from the exons ATGGTGACGAAGATGTCGACTTTAGATCTGAGCGGATCGAAGAGAAGGAAGAGGAATAATAATGAGAGGGTACTATTTAAGTTCAAGAATTTTGGTGAACAAGGTTTTCCTACAGAGTTCATTGGGTGCAATTTTGACCAAAATGTTAAGTTTCTTTTGGAATTTGCACAGCAAGAAAATGGTAGTATTTGGTCATTTCAATTGGAAGTTCATAGACATCCACCAATGCATGTGTTCCTCTTTGTTGTTGAAGAACAAGTTGAATTGTCCCTCAATCCTCATTGCAAACATTGTCAATACATAG GCTGGGGAAACAATCTTATGTGCAACAAGAAATACCATTTTATATTGCCTTCAGAGGACACAATTGCAGCTTGTGTAGAAGGAGGAGCTAGCCAAAAATACAAAACAGATTGTAGTAAtaatattggtggagaaataattaGAAGTAAGTTGAATTTGATAGAAATAGAAGGTCATATGATGCATGGTGTGTTTCACTCTAATGGTTTTGGACATTTGCTTTGTGTCAATGGATCATTGGAGAGTACTTCTGACTTGCCTGGTCATTCTATTATGGACTTTTGGGATCGACTCTGCATTGGACTTCATGCTag AAAAGTGAGCTTAAGAGATatctcaagaaagaaaggcatGGATCTAAGGCTACTCAACACACTAGCCTATGGTGAGACATGGTTTGGTCGATGGGGTTACAAATTTGGGCGTGGAAGCTTTGGTGTAACTCAAGAAACATATCAAAGTGCAATCAATGCCATACAAAACATGCCATTAGCCTTATTAGCACATCATCATGTAGGGATCATAAATATTAATGAGATATTAACAGTGTTATCAAGGTACCAAATGTTATCTGGTCACTCATTAGTCACACTTTGTGATGCCTTTCATTTCATGTTAGAGCTCAAATCAAGGATTCCAAAGGAAAACAACCTTACATCATGTTACCCAGGGCTATTGGTTGACACTACTTGTAGGTGGTCCCCTAAACGCGTTGAGATGGCTATTAGGGTTGTTGTGGAAGCCCTAAAAAGGGCTGAGTCGCGATGGATTTCTAGGCAAGAGGTTCGTGATGCTGCTCGTGCCTATATTGGTGATACAGGATTGCTTGATTTCGTACTCAAGTCATTGGGGAATCATATTGTTGGGAAGTATTTGGTTCGTCGATGCTTAAATCCAGTGACAAAAGTTTTGGAATATTGTTTAGAGGACATATCTAAAGCATTCCCTAAACAAGATCAAGGTTTTAGGGTTAATGACTCAAAAGAGAAGCAACAATACAAAATCACATGGATGCAACTTATGAAGGACATATACTTCTTGTACAATAATATTCTTAAAGAACACAAGGGATTAATGTCAAATTATACGGGCGTCTTTGCTACAATTCCAACAGCTTCTCGAATAATCCTAGACACGAAATACTTCATCAAGGAATATAAAGGGGTATCAGAGGCAGATTCAAGAATTGAAGCAGACAAATCCAAGATTTATTGCGCGATTATGTTGGCAACCGATGAAGGATTTGGTGTAGAAGAAAAAGTAATGACCCCATTTGAGTGCTTCTTAATGAGAGAAGATGTCACATTTGATGAGCTAAAAATTGAAGTAGAAAAAACATTTGGAGATATCTATTTGGGATTAAGGAACTTTTCCACAAGATCAATTAACAACCTGATGAGCCCAATTAGTGGAACAGAATTGGTTTTTAATGTGATGAAACCAGGAAGCAAGATTGTTCTAGGAGGGGTAATAATGCCAAATGATCATACTAATATTAATGGAGGGATATTTGAAGGAATTAAGAATAATATTGTTGTGGATTGTCTTTGTGGGACTAAAGATGAAGATGGTGAAAGGATGGTTTGTTGTGACATTTGTGAAGTTTGGCAACACACTAGATGTGTTGACATCCCAAATCATGAAGCAATTCCAGATATATTCCTTTGTAATAAGTGTGAGCAAGATATCTTACAATTTCCTTCATTACCTTAG
- the LOC129870830 gene encoding PHD finger protein MALE STERILITY 1 isoform X2, with the protein MCNKKYHFILPSEDTIAACVEGGASQKYKTDCSNNIGGEIIRSKLNLIEIEGHMMHGVFHSNGFGHLLCVNGSLESTSDLPGHSIMDFWDRLCIGLHARKVSLRDISRKKGMDLRLLNTLAYGETWFGRWGYKFGRGSFGVTQETYQSAINAIQNMPLALLAHHHVGIININEILTVLSRYQMLSGHSLVTLCDAFHFMLELKSRIPKENNLTSCYPGLLVDTTCRWSPKRVEMAIRVVVEALKRAESRWISRQEVRDAARAYIGDTGLLDFVLKSLGNHIVGKYLVRRCLNPVTKVLEYCLEDISKAFPKQDQGFRVNDSKEKQQYKITWMQLMKDIYFLYNNILKEHKGLMSNYTGVFATIPTASRIILDTKYFIKEYKGVSEADSRIEADKSKIYCAIMLATDEGFGVEEKVMTPFECFLMREDVTFDELKIEVEKTFGDIYLGLRNFSTRSINNLMSPISGTELVFNVMKPGSKIVLGGVIMPNDHTNINGGIFEGIKNNIVVDCLCGTKDEDGERMVCCDICEVWQHTRCVDIPNHEAIPDIFLCNKCEQDILQFPSLP; encoded by the exons ATGTGCAACAAGAAATACCATTTTATATTGCCTTCAGAGGACACAATTGCAGCTTGTGTAGAAGGAGGAGCTAGCCAAAAATACAAAACAGATTGTAGTAAtaatattggtggagaaataattaGAAGTAAGTTGAATTTGATAGAAATAGAAGGTCATATGATGCATGGTGTGTTTCACTCTAATGGTTTTGGACATTTGCTTTGTGTCAATGGATCATTGGAGAGTACTTCTGACTTGCCTGGTCATTCTATTATGGACTTTTGGGATCGACTCTGCATTGGACTTCATGCTag AAAAGTGAGCTTAAGAGATatctcaagaaagaaaggcatGGATCTAAGGCTACTCAACACACTAGCCTATGGTGAGACATGGTTTGGTCGATGGGGTTACAAATTTGGGCGTGGAAGCTTTGGTGTAACTCAAGAAACATATCAAAGTGCAATCAATGCCATACAAAACATGCCATTAGCCTTATTAGCACATCATCATGTAGGGATCATAAATATTAATGAGATATTAACAGTGTTATCAAGGTACCAAATGTTATCTGGTCACTCATTAGTCACACTTTGTGATGCCTTTCATTTCATGTTAGAGCTCAAATCAAGGATTCCAAAGGAAAACAACCTTACATCATGTTACCCAGGGCTATTGGTTGACACTACTTGTAGGTGGTCCCCTAAACGCGTTGAGATGGCTATTAGGGTTGTTGTGGAAGCCCTAAAAAGGGCTGAGTCGCGATGGATTTCTAGGCAAGAGGTTCGTGATGCTGCTCGTGCCTATATTGGTGATACAGGATTGCTTGATTTCGTACTCAAGTCATTGGGGAATCATATTGTTGGGAAGTATTTGGTTCGTCGATGCTTAAATCCAGTGACAAAAGTTTTGGAATATTGTTTAGAGGACATATCTAAAGCATTCCCTAAACAAGATCAAGGTTTTAGGGTTAATGACTCAAAAGAGAAGCAACAATACAAAATCACATGGATGCAACTTATGAAGGACATATACTTCTTGTACAATAATATTCTTAAAGAACACAAGGGATTAATGTCAAATTATACGGGCGTCTTTGCTACAATTCCAACAGCTTCTCGAATAATCCTAGACACGAAATACTTCATCAAGGAATATAAAGGGGTATCAGAGGCAGATTCAAGAATTGAAGCAGACAAATCCAAGATTTATTGCGCGATTATGTTGGCAACCGATGAAGGATTTGGTGTAGAAGAAAAAGTAATGACCCCATTTGAGTGCTTCTTAATGAGAGAAGATGTCACATTTGATGAGCTAAAAATTGAAGTAGAAAAAACATTTGGAGATATCTATTTGGGATTAAGGAACTTTTCCACAAGATCAATTAACAACCTGATGAGCCCAATTAGTGGAACAGAATTGGTTTTTAATGTGATGAAACCAGGAAGCAAGATTGTTCTAGGAGGGGTAATAATGCCAAATGATCATACTAATATTAATGGAGGGATATTTGAAGGAATTAAGAATAATATTGTTGTGGATTGTCTTTGTGGGACTAAAGATGAAGATGGTGAAAGGATGGTTTGTTGTGACATTTGTGAAGTTTGGCAACACACTAGATGTGTTGACATCCCAAATCATGAAGCAATTCCAGATATATTCCTTTGTAATAAGTGTGAGCAAGATATCTTACAATTTCCTTCATTACCTTAG